One stretch of Hevea brasiliensis isolate MT/VB/25A 57/8 chromosome 12, ASM3005281v1, whole genome shotgun sequence DNA includes these proteins:
- the LOC110667852 gene encoding transcription factor bHLH145 — protein MGEDWGSWFPQQQFNWQSPNLNYLGAPFNFGQQNTPPSFLNAGTDMVSMKGTLPVYPSPELPHPHVGQANECRGWFYCLPGFRQAFTPALSSGLKEWPVTAPFDNHKETITPKVESGCPQKRYLVFDQSGDQTTLIFSPGIGTPQQCFTSWGPNPTAAYNLKRKDPGIKENLNIHLGAIAADQFGENNGTELQSEMHEDTEELNALLYSDDESDSTEDDEVTSTGHSPSTMTFHNNHDWFEGSTEEVASTDGSTKKRKLFAGDSHSPALMDTASSVKSIRSFEYDNDAESRCEDGMKALGEMGSEPTNKRTRKERIRETVSILQSIIPGVKGKDAIVVLDEAINYLKSLKLKAKTLGLDALPQ, from the coding sequence ATGGGCGAGGACTGGGGATCCTGGTTTCCTCAGCAACAATTTAATTGGCAATCACCCAATTTGAATTATTTGGGTGCTCCATTTAACTTTGGGCAGCAGAATACTCCCCCTTCATTTTTGAACGCTGGCACTGATATGGTTTCTATGAAGGGGACTTTGCCTGTTTATCCATCCCCTGAGCTACCTCACCCGCATGTTGGTCAAGCAAATGAATGTCGTGGTTGGTTTTACTGTTTGCCTGGTTTCCGACAGGCTTTCACGCCTGCTTTAAGCTCTGGTCTCAAAGAGTGGCCTGTCACTGCCCCTTTTGACAATCATAAGGAGACCATTACACCCAAGGTAGAGTCAGGGTGTCCGCAGAAGAGATACCTTGTTTTTGATCAGTCAGGCGATCAAACAACTCTTATCTTTAGTCCTGGAATTGGGACTCCTCAACAGTGCTTTACTTCTTGGGGTCCAAATCCAACTGCTGCATATAATTTGAAGAGGAAAGATCCTGGTATTAAAGAAAATCTGAATATTCATTTAGGGGCTATTGCAGCTGACCAATTTGGAGAAAATAATGGTACTGAATTGCAAAGTGAAATGCACGAGGACACTGAAGAACTGAATGCCTTACTGTACTCAGATGATGAAAGTGATTCTACCGAGGACGATGAAGTTACCAGTACAGGTCATTCACCTAGTACAATGACATTTCACAATAATCATGATTGGTTTGAGGGAAGCACAGAAGAGGTTGCGAGTACTGATGGGTCAACTAAAAAGCGAAAACTGTTTGCAGGTGACAGTCATTCACCTGCATTAATGGACACTGCTAGTTCAGTGAAATCCATCAGAAGCTTTGAGTATGATAATGATGCTGAATCTAGGTGTGAAGATGGCATGAAGGCCTTAGGTGAGATGGGTTCAGAACCAACCAACAAAAGGACAAGAAAAGAAAGAATAAGAGAGACTGTTAGCATTCTGCAGAGCATAATTCCGGGTGTAAAGGGCAAGGATGCAATTGTGGTTCTTGATGAAGCTATTAATTACTTGAAATCCTTGAAGCTCAAAGCAAAAACTTTAGGGCTTGATGCTCTCCCTCAGTAG